One genomic window of Panicum hallii strain FIL2 chromosome 6, PHallii_v3.1, whole genome shotgun sequence includes the following:
- the LOC112897686 gene encoding uncharacterized protein LOC112897686, producing the protein MAQPAGAGGARGRDLRMSIEEVAKKLSLWHTATFRPILTHDELEPILAAAGFVPLPPAPAPRQQQECLPTAHAAAAGAVAWREYAFLGCNANAAAAARRRRRPGPRPRLPHPRLDGLHLKTYEAFLGAVEAHLGADRVSNLFHVRLMPVTNPHDRAFDKVFRPMRNFSAEEDGLIVYREGTLDDLTFEMCSRHGAVGDLGHHVIPGVSCADLGYLRKVDGNCHQEGCCARHPASGAAAATGGGYDFFAVHLKDLLPKY; encoded by the exons ATGGCGCAGCCGGCCGGCGCCGGGGGCGCCAGGGGCCGGGACCTGCGGATGTCCATCGAGGAGGTGGCCAAGAAGCTGTCCCTGTGGCACACGGCCACGTTCCGGCCCATCCTGACCCACGACGAGCTGGAGCCCATCCTGGCCGCGGCCGGCTTcgtgccgctgccgcccgcgccggcgcccaGGCAGCAGCAGGAGTGCCTCCCCACGgcccacgccgccgcggccggggcCGTGGCGTGGCGGGAGTACGCCTTCCTCGGGTGCAATGccaacgcggcggcggcggcgcgccggcgccgccgccccggcccgcgccCGCGGCTGCCGCACCCGCGCCTCGACGGCCTGCACCTCAAGACCTACGAGGCCTTCCTCGGCGCCGTCGAGGCGCACCTCGGCGCCGACCGCGTCTCCAACCTCTTCCACGTCAG GCTGATGCCGGTGACCAACCCGCACGACCGGGCGTTCGACAAGGTGTTCCGCCCCATGCGGAACTTCAGCGCGGAGGAGGACGGGCTCATCGTGTACCGGGAGGGGACCCTGGACGACCTCACCTTCGAGATGTGCAGCCGCCACGGCGCCGTCGGGGACCTCGGCCACCACGTCATCCCGGGCGTCAGCTGCGCCGACCTCGGCTACCTCCGCAAGGTCGACGGCAACTGCCACCAGGAGGGCTGCTGCGCAAGACACCCtgcctccggcgccgccgccgccaccggcggcggctaTGACTTCTTCGCCGTCCATCTCAAGGATCTCCTCCCCAAGTACTAG